One segment of Rosa chinensis cultivar Old Blush chromosome 6, RchiOBHm-V2, whole genome shotgun sequence DNA contains the following:
- the LOC112171792 gene encoding uncharacterized protein LOC112171792, translated as MSKSTFGRFTYGTETILLPLSSSTTYENLCTKISSRFRNLKDGQFVFRYALNDCSNCYLECDEDILIMLDIFQLLNCPFIDIHVLDVEACSKMCVDKQEIAATVKHATVDNAIVNILELVDEDHASSDDSNFEDDNNMIIGNFVSNKSKRKYMSSDWNDNIYKTGQVFIGRAVEFRDKLCKFAVKKGFEFNYVKNDKCRVSATCAKKDSDGCEWYVYASLNKASGYFHIIKLVNNHSCVGVVQHQNHKRLGSKVISTIMVDKVRSDPLINPKDIVKHFKHDYGFDIPYHMAYRGKEAANKMLHGSEAFGYSILPWYIDTLKRTNPGSYCILDSLDNRFRRLFISYGACINGFKYCQPMLFFDGTFIKYKYKGMLLGACAKTGNKDVFPFAFAIVDAESKENWRWFLEHLAIILTSDYRTIVFMTNRGTGLLDGVKEVFPNAPHSYCINHLKDNLNGKYPSSYGSTFKEHIARLFTKAAYARTLDIFNEKLEEFRK; from the exons ATGTCAAAGTCAACATTTGGAAGATTTACATATGGGACAGAGACTATTCTTTTACCATTGTCATCAAGCACCACGTATGAAAATTTGTGTACCAAAATTTCCTCAAGGTTTCGAAATCTCAAGGATGGTCAATTTGTTTTTAGATATGCACTTAACGATTGCTCCAATTGCTACTTAGAGTGTGACGAAGATATTTTGATCATGTTGGATATCTTTCAACTGCTAAATTGTCCCTTTATAGATATACATGTTCTTGATGTTGAAGCTTGTTCCAAGATGTGTGTCGATAAACAGGAAATTGCTGCTACTGTGAAACATGCTACTGTGGATAATGCTATTGTGAATATCCTTGAACTTGTTGATGAAGATCATGCTAGTAGTGATGATTCGAATTTTGAGGATGACAATAACATGATAATTGGAAATTTTGTGAGCAACAAGTCTAAAAGGAAGTATATGTCTAGTGATTGGAATGACAATATATATAAGACTGGTCAAGTTTTCATTGGTCGTGCCGTTGAATTTCGGGATAAGTTGTGTAAATTTGCCGTTAAGAAGGGGTTTGAGTTTAACTATGTTAAGAATGACAAGTGTCGTGTTAGTGCTACTTGTGCCAAGAAAGATTCCGATGGGTGTGAATGGTACGTTTATGCTTCCTTAAACAAGGCTAGTGGTTATTTCCATATAATAAAGTTGGTGAATAATCATTCTTGTGTTGGTGTTGTCCAGCATCAAAATCATAAGAGGTTAGGATCCAAAGTTATTTCCACTATTATGGTTGATAAAGTGAGATCCGATCCTTTGATTAATCCCAAGGATATTGTCAAGCATTTCAAGCATGATTATGGGTTTGATATTCCTTATCACATGGCATATAGGGGCAAAGAGGCTGCTAATAAGATGTTGCATGGTAGTGAAGCATTTGGATATTCTATATTGCCGTGGTATATTGACACATTAAAGAGAACTAACCCCGGTTCATACTGCATCCTTGACTCTCTTGATAATCGTTTTCGTCGATTGTTTATATCTTATGGGGCTTGCATAAACGGCTTCAAATATTGTCAACCTATGCTGTTCTTTGATGGGACTTTTATTAAATACAAGTATAAGGGGATGCTATTGGGTGCTTGTGCTAAAACAGGGAACAAAG atgtTTTCCCATTTGCCTTTGCCATTGTTGATGCTGAAAGTAAAGAGAATTGGAGGTGGTTCCTTGAACATTTGGCCATAATCTTGACGAGTGACTACCGGACTATTGTATTCATGACAAACCGTGGAACTGGTCTTTTGGATGGTGTGAAAGAGGTGTTTCCAAATGCGCCGCACTCCTACTGTATCAACCATCTAAAGGACAATTTGAATGGCAAGTATCCAAGTTCTTATGGTTCTACTTTTAAGGAACACATTGCGAGATTGTTTACAAAAGCTGCATATGCTAGGACTTTAGATATCTTCAATGAAAAGTTGGAAGAATTTAGGAAGTAA
- the LOC112171793 gene encoding uncharacterized protein LOC112171793: MSNSLAESFNNMVKNERCMSLPQLLEGIRVRVMEMFCERKVQSSTLRKDSTVMVNLVERECSCAWWQFRCFPCSHTVQVMQKANRVPYRYIEDYWKTSFYRSAHDLPIFPVLDLDKPNPSSFGDSALQPPKTRKPPGRPQTRRIKSFGEESGPVKCTRWDQLGHHNRRSCNVAI, encoded by the exons ATGAGTAATTCTTTGGCAGAGAGCTTCAACAACATGGTCAAGAATGAGAGATGCATGTCGCTGCCTCAGTTGCTTGAAGGCATTCGTGTGAGAGTTATGGAGATGTTTTGTGAAAGGAAGGTTCAATCTTCTACCTTGAGGA AGGATAGCACCGTCATGGTGAACTTGGTTGAGAGGGAGTGTTCTTGTGCTTGGTGGCAGTTTAGGTGCTTCCCATGTTCTCACACAGTTCAAGTAATGCAAAAGGCGAACCGTGTTCCTTACCGTTACATTGAAGATTACTGGAAGACCTCATTCTATAGAAGTGCTCATGATCTTCCTATTTTTCCAGTCCTGGATCTTGATAAGCCCAATCCTAGTAGTTTTGGTGATTCAGCTTTGCAGCCTCCCAAGACTCGGAAACCTCCCGGAAGACCACAGACAAGGAGGATCAAGTCGTTTGGGGAAGAGTCCGGACCAGTGAAATGTACACGGTGGGATCAACTTGGCCACCACAATCGCAGGTCATGCAATGTGGCTATCTGA
- the LOC121050247 gene encoding uncharacterized protein LOC121050247: MTLRDWVDMNSMNFAKKIDENKGEEVMQTKATSGVNVNDMDLGATEEEADAVDGIRDDFSFDTGLGGGGRKMKQTLSIRIGMELKEENRIKWNGTKKTATEADANFTDQTLKNIIEEIVNKAARNEKAATVADEAARNDKAATEAGANITNQILNNIVEEIVTKEYKSRNDPVWFDEWEDLLQSEYDEFGYPSTDEEQINIVEHWQDVAMLKQDMAGSDIESCKRKQAYIERLWDEKEEVSKKYKKLKIKMKKIQKVEDKDEEEAKEIRKWRNKCKQLMMIVQRIEKDEEANEDAAAAPPVVPAHATAPTNEPRTRSAIKRIKERTDRKEKQLEGFEVQKPSKKQRKKSN; the protein is encoded by the exons ATGACATTAAGAGATTGG gtGGATATGAACAGCATGAATTTTGCGAAAAAGATTGACGAGAATAAAGGAGaggaagtgatgcaaacaaAAGCAACAAGTGGAGTAAATGTCAATGATATGGATTTGGGTGCAACTGAGGAAGAAGCG GATGCTGTGGATGGTATTAGAGATGACTTTAGCTTTGACACtggattggggggggggggcagaaaaatgaaacaaactttGTCGATCAGGATCGGGATGGAACTGAAGGAGGAGAACCGGATCAAATGGAACGGAACAAAAAAAACTGCTACTGAGGCCGATGCAAATTTTACGGATCAAACCCTGAAAAATATTATAGAAGAGATTGTGAATAAAGCTGCAAGGAACGAAAAAGCTGCTACTGTAGCCGATGAAGCTGCAAGGAACGACAAAGCTGCTACTGAGGCTGGTGCAAATATTACGAATCAAATCTTGAACAACATTGTAGAAGAGATTGTGACTAAAGAGTACAAGAGCAG GAATGATCCGGTTTGGTTCGATGAATGGGAAGACTTGTTGCAGAGTGAGTATGACGAATTTGGCTATCCAAGCACTGATGAAGAACAGATCAACATAGTGGAGCATTGGCAAGATGTAGCAATGTTGAAACAAGATATGGCGGGAAGTGATATCGAGAGCTGCAAGAGGAAGCAAGCTTATATAGAGAGATTGTgggatgaaaaagaagaagtgtcaaaaaaatacaaaaagttgaagataaagatgaagaagatacaaaaagttgaagataaagatgaagaagaagcaaaagagattagaaaatggagaaacaaatgcaaacaactAATGATGATAGTGCAAAGGATAGAAAAAGATGAAGAGGCCAATGAAGATGCTGCTGCTGCTCCTCCTGTTGTTCCTGCTCATGCTACTGCTCCTACAAATGAACCTAGGACACGATCAGCGATAAagagaatcaaagaaagaaCCGATCGGAAAGAGAAACAACTAGAAGGTTTTGAGGTGCAGAAACCATCGAAgaaacagaggaagaagagcaATTAA
- the LOC112173084 gene encoding subtilisin-like protease SBT3, protein MATHNHHVPLYLWLSIVTISNLAKVSTLAHESNNYIIHMDSSFMPKAFADHHSWYLSTVDSVLSTSSISSKLIYSYTHVLNGFSASLSVPELEALKTSPGYISSVRDLPVKRDTTHSSQFLGLNSKTGAWPVSNYGKGTIIGLVDTGVWPENESFNDAGMSEIPPRWKGECESGTQFSSSLCNKKLIGARFFNKGIVARQPNVTFTMNSTRDTDGHGTHTSSTAAGNYVAGASCFNYAPGTASGMAPRAHVAMYKALWDEGALSSDIIAAIEQAVVDGVDVLSLSFGLDGVALYEDPVAIATFSAIEKGVFVSTSAGNEGPVYGSLHNGIPWVLTVAASTIDRDFQGTAHLGNGESVTGMTLFPGVNSSSTPIPIVFINACDNLKMLNKVGNKIVLCQDNNSLEEQYPTVQDANVAGGIFITNNTDLELFLQSQFPTLFLSPKEGETIKDYIKSNSNPKVSLEFQKTLLGVRPAPTVTSYTSRGPSSSFPFTLKPDITAPGSLILAAWPRNISVATINKKQVLYSEFNLLSGTSMACPHAAGLAALVKGAHPEWSPAAIRSAMMTTSDILDNTLSSIKDIGDHLLPASPLAMGAGHVNPNKALNPGLIYDATIDDYVNLLCALNYTKEQIQTITRSASNNCSSPSLDLNYPSFIAFFNVNDSKSGVQTTQEFRRTVTNVGKGQSTYIASVTAVKGFEVGVVPNKLVFRREGEQLSFKLSIRGRRLMKETVAFGYLTWVDTEGQHVVRSPIVATKLSSDVVV, encoded by the coding sequence ATGGCTACTCATAACCATCATGTTCCCTTGTACTTGTGGCTTTCCATTGTCACAATCTCAAACCTTGCCAAAGTCTCCACCTTGGCTCATGAATCCAACAATTATATCATCCACATGGATTCATCATTTATGCCCAAAGCCTTTGCAGATCACCATTCTTGGTACTTGTCCACTGTAGATTCTGTACTATCCACTTCTTCTATCTCTTCTAAGCTCATTTATAGCTACACTCATGTCTTAAACGGGTTCAGTGCAAGTCTCTCTGTTCCTGAGCTGGAGGCCTTAAAAACCTCTCCAGGGTACATATCTTCAGTTAGAGACCTGCCGGTAAAACGCGACACGACCCACTCGTCCCAGTTTCTTGGCCTTAACTCCAAGACGGGAGCATGGCCGGTGTCCAATTACGGCAAAGGTACCATTATTGGTTTGGTGGACACCGGGGTTTGGCCAGAAAACGAAAGCTTTAACGACGCTGGAATGTCAGAAATCCCACCAAGATGGAAAGGAGAATGTGAAAGTGGTACACAATTCAGCTCTTCATTGTGCAACAAAAAGCTCATTGGGGCAAGGTTCTTTAACAAAGGAATCGTAGCCCGACAGCCCAATGTGACATTCACCATGAACTCCACAAGGGACACCGACGGTCATGGGACGCACACCTCTTCTACGGCCGCTGGAAACTATGTGGCCGGGGCATCGTGCTTTAATTATGCTCCGGGAACTGCCAGCGGCATGGCGCCTCGGGCTCACGTGGCCATGTACAAGGCTCTGTGGGACGAGGGTGCCTTATCGTCTGACATAATTGCTGCCATCGAGCAAGCAGTTGTGGACGGTGTGGATGTCTTATCCCTGTCGTTCGGATTAGATGGCGTTGCGCTGTACGAGGACCCTGTTGCCATAGCCACATTCTCAGCCATCGAGAAGGGCGTCTTCGTTTCCACTTCGGCAGGAAATGAAGGACCTGTCTATGGTAGCTTGCATAATGGAATCCCTTGGGTTCTAACAGTTGCAGCTAGTACCATTGATCGTGACTTTCAGGGAACTGCACATCTTGGAAATGGAGAATCCGTCACAGGGATGACTCTTTTTCCGGGGGTTAATTCGTCTTCAACTCCAATCCCAATTGTTTTCATTAATGCATGTGACAATTTGAAGATGCTGAACAAGGTTGGGAATAAAATCGTGTTGTGCCAGGACAACAATTCACTTGAGGAACAATATCCTACTGTTCAAGATGCAAATGTTGCCGGAGGTATCTTCATTACCAACAACACCGACTTGGAATTGTTCCTCCAGAGCCAATTTCCCACACTTTTTTTGAGTCCAAAGGAAGGTGAAACTATCAAAGACTACATCAAGAGCAATTCTAACCCGAAAGTAAGCTTGGAGTTTCAAAAGACACTGCTTGGTGTGAGACCAGCACCGACGGTTACTAGTTACACATCTAGAGGTCCATCTTCCAGCTTCCCCTTTACTCTCAAGCCGGACATTACTGCACCGGGTTCACTAATCCTCGCTGCATGGCCTCGAAACATTTCGGTGGCAACGATTAACAAAAAACAGGTTCTGTATAGTGAATTCAATTTGTTGTCGGGGACATCCATGGCGTGCCCACATGCAGCTGGGTTAGCTGCGCTTGTGAAAGGTGCACATCCTGAATGGAGTCCTGCAGCTATCAGGTCGGCTATGATGACTACGTCGGACATCCTGGATAACACACTTAGTTCCATTAAGGACATTGGTGATCATTTGCTACCGGCTAGTCCTCTGGCCATGGGAGCAGGTCATGTCAATCCCAACAAGGCCCTTAACCCGGGACTCATATATGACGCGACCATAGATGATTACGTAAATCTTCTTTGTGCACTAAACTACACCAAGGAACAAATCCAAACCATCACCAGATCAGCCTCGAACAATTGTTCATCTCCGTCATTAGATCTTAATTACCCTTCGTTCATTGCATTTTTCAATGTCAATGATTCAAAGTCGGGAGTACAAACCACTCAAGAGTTCCGAAGGACGGTGACCAATGTAGGAAAGGGGCAGTCGACATACATTGCAAGCGTGACAGCTGTGAAAGGGTTTGAGGTTGGAGTCGTTCCTAACAAATTGGTTTTCAGAAGGGAAGGGGAGCAGCTGAGCTTTAAGTTGAGTATAAGAGGTCGAAGACTGATGAAAGAGACGGTGGCTTTTGGTTACCTGACTTGGGTGGACACTGAAGGTCAACATGTGGTGAGAAGCCCCATTGTGGCCACAAAACTCAGCTCGGATGTAGTTGTGTAA
- the LOC112171794 gene encoding subtilisin-like protease SBT3 — MSSSSLADQKNEMLLYSYNHVMHGFSARLTASQLSKLEESPAHVATYPESFGKLLTTHSSKFLGLRRNSGLLLASSSGQDVIIGIIDTGVWPESESFGDRGMSEVPKRWKGTCENGTYFTPSLCNNKLIGARSFSKGLKAAGIKISTKNDFDSPRDWFGHGSHTSSTAAGNHVPGASHFGYAKGTARGVAPRAHVAMYKVAWATDSEKSFASDVLAGMDQAISDGVDIMSLSLGIDFLPYFNDVIAIASLSAIEQGIVVVCAAGNDGKYSTTYNGAPWITTVGAGTLDRTFTATLTLDNGLTVEGTSYFPESVYITDVPLYYGKYNATKAICNTGSLGHNEVAGKVVLCDNTTETPVNGVDFQKKEVERAGGYAGIFMADLSLLEPDDFSIPAIIVPFATGALIREYATQVHTPRVKILSFVHTNLGTKPSPEVAYFSSRGPDPITPGILKPDILAPGVDVLAAVTPNNPCMEVNNYNLVTDYELYSGSSMAAPHVAGVAALLKAVHRKWSPAAIRSAIMTTAYSTANSHTSIQDQWSGLPATPLDFGAGHINPNKAMNPGLVYDMNVQDYIDFLCTLGYNDKQMKAVIRRSQWTCRQPPTELNYPSFVAIFNKTDSPKAKNFSRVVTNVGDDTSIYRAFLEVPRGMRITVEPNSLTFTGKYQQQGFVLNVEIDSDAPKVIYGYLRWVDHHDHMVSSPVVAINN; from the coding sequence ATGTCATCTTCGTCTCTGGCAGATCAAAAGAACGAAATGTTGTTGTACTCATACAACCATGTCATGCACGGTTTCAGTGCCAGGCTTACAGCTTCTCAACTGTCCAAATTGGAGGAATCTCCGGCTCATGTTGCCACGTATCCGGAGTCTTTTGGTAAGCTCTTGACAACACACAGCTCCAAGTTTCTAGGCCTGAGACGGAACTCAGGCTTATTGCTTGCTTCCTCGTCTGGCCAAGATGTGATCATAGGAATCATAGATACCGGAGTTTGGCCAGAGAGCGAGAGTTTCGGTGATAGGGGAATGTCTGAAGTGCCAAAAAGATGGAAAGGCACTTGCGAGAATGGAACATATTTCACCCCATCTCTCTGCAACAACAAGCTCATTGGGGCTCGATCCTTTAGCAAAGGCCTGAAAGCAGCAGGAATTAAAATCTCCACAAAAAATGACTTCGATTCACCACGGGACTGGTTTGGTCATGGAAGTCACACTTCGTCAACAGCTGCAGGTAACCATGTACCCGGTGCAAGTCATTTCGGATATGCAAAAGGCACGGCAAGAGGGGTGGCGCCACGAGCCCATGTTGCCATGTACAAGGTCGCCTGGGCAACAGACTCAGAAAAGAGTTTCGCTAGTGATGTGCTTGCAGGCATGGACCAAGCAATTTCTGATGGTGTTGATATAATGTCACTGTCTCTTGGTATTGACTTCCTTCCTTATTTCAACGATGTCATTGCCATTGCTTCTCTTTCTGCAATCGAACaaggaattgttgtggtctgtGCTGCTGGAAATGACGGGAAATACAGTACAACATACAATGGAGCACCCTGGATCACAACAGTAGGAGCCGGAACTCTTGATCGCACCTTCACTGCAACACTGACTCTAGATAATGGTTTGACGGTTGAAGGAACATCGTACTTCCCCGAGAGCGTTTACATTACTGATGTGCCATTGTACTACGGCAAATACAATGCAACGAAAGCAATATGCAATACTGGGTCACTGGGTCACAACGAAGTGGCAGGAAAGGTAGTCCTTTGTGATAATACCACCGAGACTCCCGTCAATGGAGTCGACTTCCAAAAGAAGGAGGTGGAGAGGGCAGGTGGTTATGCTGGAATCTTCATGGCAGATCTCTCACTTTTAGAGCCAGACGACTTCTCCATTCCTGCTATCATTGTTCCATTTGCTACAGGGGCCTTGATTAGAGAGTATGCAACGCAGGTCCATACACCTAGAGTTAAGATCCTGAGTTTTGTGCACACAAATTTGGGTACAAAACCATCACCGGAAGTAGCGTATTTCTCTTCAAGAGGACCAGACCCAATCACTCCTGGTATTCTAAAACCAGACATTCTTGCTCCAGGAGTCGATGTGCTTGCTGCAGTTACACCTAACAACCCATGCATGGAAGTAAACAACTATAATCTAGTGACAGATTATGAACTATATTCAGGATCATCAATGGCGGCACCCCATGTCGCTGGTGTGGCAGCTCTGCTAAAGGCTGTTCACCGAAAATGGAGTCCAGCAGCCATCCGATCGGCCATCATGACCACAGCATACTCAACCGCCAATTCTCACACCAGCATACAAGACCAATGGTCCGGTCTTCCAGCCACACCTTTAGATTTTGGTGCAGGCCACATCAACCCGAATAAGGCCATGAACCCCGGACTAGTCTATGACATGAATGTGCAAGACTACATTGATTTTCTTTGTACCCTAGGGTACAATGACAAGCAGATGAAAGCTGTTATTAGACGAAGCCAGTGGACTTGCAGACAGCCCCCTACCGAACTAAACTACCCCTCATTTGTGGCCATCTTCAACAAAACAGACTCTCCAAAAGCCAAAAACTTTAGCAGGGTCGTGACAAACGTGGGGGATGATACCTCCATCTACCGAGCATTTCTAGAAGTTCCTAGAGGAATGAGGATTACAGTAGAGCCTAATTCTCTTACATTCACCGGAAAATATCAGCAGCAAGGTTTTGTTTTGAATGTAGAGATCGATAGCGATGCTCCTAAGGTGATCTACGGTTATCTCAGATGGGTTGATCACCATGATCACATGGTATCAAGCCCTGTAGTGGCCATTAATAACTAG
- the LOC112171796 gene encoding subtilisin-like protease SBT3, protein MSSSSLAEQENEMLLYSYNHVMHGFSARLTVSQLSKLEKSPAHVATYPESFGKLFTTHSSKFLGLRQNSGLLLASSSGQDVIIGIIDTGVWPESESFSDRGMSEVPKRWKGTCENGTDFSPSLCNNKLIGARSFSKGLKAAGIKISTKYDFDSPRDWFGHGSHTSSTAAGNHVPGASHFGYAKGTARGVAPRAHVAMYKVLWATDSEKSAASDVLAGMDQAISDGVDIMSLSLGFDFLPYFNDVIAIASLSAIEKGIVVVCAAGNDGAYNTTYNGAPWITTVGAGTLDRTFTATLTLDNGLTVEGTSYFPESVYITDAPLYYGKDNANKAICNIGALDHKEVKGKVVICENTTETDVEGQKEEVQRAGGYAGIFMTDLSFLDPEDFSIPAIIVPFAAGALIREYATQANATRVKTLSFVHTNLGTKPSPEVAYFSSRGPDPVTPGILKPDVLAPGVDVLAAYIPNRGFMEVHKYDLETDYALLSGTSMAAPHVAGVAALLKAVHREWSPAAIRSAIMTTAYSSDNSQTTIKDQWSGLPATPLDFGAGHINPNKAMNPGLIYDMDVQDYIEFLCGLGYNAKQMKAVIRRSQWYCSSKPAELNYPSFMAIFNRTDSPNAKNFSRVVTNVGDDTSTYQAYLEVPKGMRITVQPSTLVFTGKNQEQGFTLSVEVDSDAPNVIYGYLAWIDQYNHIVSSPVVAINY, encoded by the coding sequence ATGTCATCTTCATCTCTGGCAGAACAAGAGAACGAAATGTTGTTGTACTCGTACAACCATGTCATGCACGGCTTCAGTGCCAGGCTCACAGTTTCTCAACTGTCCAAATTGGAGAAATCTCCAGCTCATGTTGCTACATACCCGGAGTCTTTTGGCAAGCTCTTCACAACACACAGCTCCAAGTTTCTAGGACTAAGACAGAACTCTGGCTTATTGCTTGCTTCCTCATCTGGCCAAGATGTGATCATAGGAATCATAGATACCGGAGTTTGGCCAGAGAGCGAGAGTTTTAGTGATAGAGGAATGTCTGAAGTGCCAAAAAGATGGAAAGGCACTTGCGAGAATGGAACAGATTTCAGCCCATCTCTCTGCAACAACAAGCTCATTGGGGCTCGATCCTTTAGCAAAGGCCTGAAAGCAGCAGGAATTAAAATCTCCACAAAATATGACTTTGATTCACCACGGGACTGGTTTGGTCATGGAAGTCACACTTCGTCAACAGCTGCAGGTAACCATGTACCCGGCGCAAGTCATTTCGGATATGCAAAAGGCACAGCAAGAGGGGTGGCACCACGAGCCCATGTTGCCATGTACAAGGTCCTGTGGGCAACAGACTCGGAAAAAAGTGCAGCTAGTGATGTGCTTGCAGGCATGGACCAAGCAATTTCTGATGGTGTTGATATAATGTCACTGTCTCTTGGCTTTGACTTCCTTCCTTATTTCAACGATGTCATTGCCATTGCTTCTCTTTCAGCAATTGAAAAgggaattgttgtggtctgtGCTGCTGGAAATGACGGGGCTTACAATACAACATACAACGGAGCACCCTGGATCACAACAGTAGGGGCCGGCACTCTTGATCGCACTTTCACTGCAACACTGACTTTAGATAATGGTTTGACAGTTGAAGGAACATCATACTTCCCAGAGAGCGTTTACATTACTGATGCGCCATTGTACTACGGCAAAGACAATGCAAACAAAGCAATATGCAATATTGGGGCACTGGATCATAAAGAAGTGAAGGGAAAGGTGGTCATCTGTGAGAATACCACTGAGACTGATGTGGAAGGACAAAAGGAAGAGGTACAGAGGGCAGGTGGTTATGCTGGAATCTTCATGACAGATCTCTCATTTTTAGACCCAGAAGACTTCTCCATTCCTGCTATCATTGTTCCATTTGCTGCAGGGGCCTTGATTAGAGAGTATGCAACACAGGCCAATGCAACTCGAGTTAAGACCCTGAGTTTTGTGCACACAAATTTGGGTACAAAACCATCACCGGAAGTAGCGTATTTCTCTTCAAGAGGACCAGACCCAGTCACTCCGGGTATCCTAAAACCAGACGTTCTTGCTCCAGGAGTCGACGTGCTGGCTGCATATATACCTAACAGGGGGTTCATGGAAGTACACAAGTATGATTTAGAGACAGATTATGCACTATTATCAGGGACATCAATGGCAGCACCCCATGTTGCCGGAGTGGCGGCTCTGCTGAAGGCTGTTCACCGAGAATGGAGTCCGGCAGCCATCCGATCGGCCATCATGACCACAGCATACTCGAGCGACAATTCTCAAACCACCATAAAAGACCAATGGTCTGGTCTTCCCGCCACTCCTTTAGATTTTGGTGCGGGCCACATCAACCCAAACAAAGCCATGAACCCTGGACTAATCTATGACATGGATGTGCAGGATTACATTGAGTTTCTATGTGGCCTTGGGTATAATGCCAAGCAAATGAAAGCTGTTATCAGACGAAGCCAGTGGTATTGCAGCTCAAAACCTGCCGAACTAAACTACCCTTCTTTCATGGCCATTTTTAACAGAACAGACTCTCCGAATGCCAAGAACTTCAGCAGGGTTGTGACAAACGTAGGGGATGATACATCAACCTACCAAGCATATTTAGAAGTTCCAAAAGGAATGAGGATTACAGTACAGCCTAGTACCCTAGTATTCACAGGTAAAAACCAAGAGCAGGGTTTCACTTTGAGCGTAGAGGTCGATAGCGATGCCCCGAATGTGATCTATGGTTATCTAGCATGGATTGACCAGTATAACCACATAGTATCAAGCCCTGTAGTAGCAATTAACTACTAG